Proteins from a genomic interval of Candidatus Eisenbacteria bacterium:
- a CDS encoding MFS transporter — MGGKSDAKLLSPAFVRLTVANFCFFLTFASFFLLPLHVRALGGTERTVGFVMGTNGVAGLVSLFLLGPVLDRFDLRLFLRGGLALMASATLGFLFIDRIGVALFALRVAQGFAFAAGYNAASTLAVELAPTGRRAAALGLFGVSTLGTHALAPAIGEGLVHLGGFRLLFLVAAAYSAVGLLLTIGLPPTVGHAAARPAPLILGETLVATIATTALMGFAFGTVITFAPTFVHDAHLGSVSTFFLSYTAAAIGTRFGAAGIGDTLGHRRVVMPALAVLGGAIAGLATVHSAVTLAAVGVVFGTAQGIVYPTLNAFTIDQAAPGQFGRVQTLFNGCFNLGVTTGAFALGAVADAWGHRVVFLCAGAVAGLALGLFIVGTRDPALDRAGSASG; from the coding sequence GTGGGCGGCAAGTCGGATGCGAAGCTTCTCTCACCCGCCTTCGTCCGCCTGACGGTCGCGAACTTCTGCTTCTTCCTCACGTTCGCGTCCTTCTTCCTGCTGCCGCTCCACGTGCGCGCGCTCGGCGGAACGGAGCGGACCGTCGGCTTCGTCATGGGAACGAACGGGGTCGCGGGCCTCGTGAGCCTCTTCCTGCTGGGACCCGTGCTCGACCGCTTCGACCTGCGCTTGTTCCTGCGCGGCGGCCTCGCGCTCATGGCCAGCGCGACGCTCGGCTTCCTGTTCATCGACCGCATCGGCGTCGCGCTCTTCGCGCTCCGCGTCGCGCAGGGATTCGCGTTCGCGGCCGGCTACAACGCCGCGTCGACGCTCGCGGTCGAGCTCGCCCCCACGGGCCGGCGCGCGGCGGCGCTCGGTCTGTTCGGGGTCTCGACGCTCGGCACGCACGCGCTCGCACCGGCGATCGGCGAGGGTCTCGTCCATCTGGGGGGCTTCCGGCTCCTGTTCCTCGTCGCCGCGGCGTACTCCGCGGTGGGCCTGCTCCTCACGATCGGCCTGCCGCCGACCGTCGGACATGCCGCCGCTCGTCCCGCCCCGCTGATCCTCGGCGAGACGCTCGTCGCGACCATCGCCACGACGGCCCTCATGGGCTTCGCGTTCGGCACCGTCATCACGTTCGCGCCCACCTTCGTGCACGACGCGCATCTCGGCTCGGTCTCGACGTTCTTCCTCAGCTACACGGCGGCGGCGATCGGCACGCGCTTCGGCGCGGCCGGTATCGGCGACACCCTCGGTCACCGGCGCGTGGTCATGCCGGCCCTCGCCGTGCTCGGCGGCGCGATCGCCGGGCTCGCCACCGTCCACAGCGCGGTGACCCTGGCCGCGGTCGGCGTCGTGTTCGGAACCGCGCAGGGCATCGTCTACCCGACGTTGAACGCGTTCACGATCGACCAGGCCGCGCCCGGGCAGTTCGGCCGCGTCCAGACCCTGTTCAACGGCTGCTTCAACCTGGGCGTGACGACCGGCGCGTTCGCGCTCGGCGCCGTGGCCGACGCCTGGGGGCACCGCGTCGTGTTCCTGTGCGCGGGCGCCGTCGCGGGGCTGGCGCTCGGGCTCTTCATCGTCGGGACGCGCGACCCCGCGCTTGACAGAGCCGGGAGCGCGAGCGGATAG
- a CDS encoding sigma-54 dependent transcriptional regulator, translating into MTLDYRSVPILVVDDEPDILASFEFSYGDEFTVLKATGGVKALEILASDDVGVIVADQRMPGMDGAEFLERSMEIRPDAIRIVLTGYTDVDALVRTVNRSRIYRYLSKPWDDEEMRSALARAVELCHLTRENARLVEELRRANERLAAENAYLRDARPDAGRIVGDSPPMREVMALVAKVAPAPTTVLLEGETGTGKELVARAIHAASPRKERLFVAVNCAALSEGILESELFGHRKGAFTGALADKKGLFEVADGGTLFLDEISETSQSLQAKLLRVLQEGEIRPVGDTRDRKVDVRIIAATNRKIDEELKAGRFREDLFYRLKVFPIRLPPLRDRMEDLPALASHLVRRLAAQVGKDARDPTPEALAALQRYAFPGNVRELENELERAILLAEPGAPITEDLLSDHVTSTPVPGAPPSVLQSRTDGFEREQILDAIERAGGVKTKAAEALGITYRGLLKKMRRLGL; encoded by the coding sequence GTGACGCTGGACTATCGCAGCGTGCCGATCCTCGTCGTCGACGACGAGCCCGACATCCTCGCCTCGTTCGAGTTCAGCTACGGCGACGAGTTCACGGTGCTGAAGGCGACGGGCGGCGTCAAGGCGCTCGAGATCCTCGCCAGCGACGACGTGGGCGTGATCGTCGCCGATCAGCGCATGCCCGGCATGGACGGCGCCGAGTTCCTCGAGCGGTCGATGGAGATCCGCCCCGACGCGATCCGGATCGTGCTGACCGGCTACACCGACGTCGATGCGCTGGTGCGAACCGTCAACCGCAGCCGCATCTACCGCTACCTGAGCAAGCCCTGGGACGACGAGGAGATGCGCTCGGCCCTCGCGCGCGCCGTCGAGCTCTGCCACCTGACGCGGGAGAACGCGCGCCTGGTCGAGGAGCTGCGCCGCGCCAACGAGCGCCTGGCGGCGGAGAACGCGTATCTCCGCGACGCCCGTCCCGATGCCGGCCGCATCGTCGGCGACAGCCCGCCGATGCGCGAGGTGATGGCCCTCGTCGCGAAGGTGGCGCCCGCCCCCACGACCGTGCTCCTCGAGGGCGAGACGGGAACGGGCAAGGAGCTGGTGGCGCGCGCGATCCATGCCGCGAGCCCGCGCAAGGAGCGCCTGTTCGTCGCGGTCAACTGCGCCGCCCTGTCCGAGGGGATCCTCGAGAGCGAGCTCTTCGGACACCGCAAGGGCGCGTTCACCGGCGCGCTCGCCGACAAGAAGGGCCTGTTCGAGGTCGCCGACGGCGGGACGCTGTTCCTCGACGAGATCTCCGAGACGAGCCAGTCGCTCCAGGCGAAGCTCCTCCGCGTGCTGCAGGAGGGCGAGATCCGGCCGGTCGGCGACACGCGCGATCGCAAGGTCGACGTGCGGATCATCGCCGCGACCAACCGCAAGATCGACGAGGAGCTGAAGGCGGGGCGGTTCCGCGAGGACCTCTTCTATCGCCTGAAGGTGTTCCCGATCCGGCTGCCGCCGCTGCGCGACCGCATGGAAGACCTGCCGGCGCTCGCGAGCCACCTCGTGCGCCGGCTCGCCGCGCAGGTCGGCAAGGACGCGCGCGACCCGACGCCGGAGGCGCTGGCCGCGCTGCAACGCTACGCGTTTCCCGGCAACGTACGCGAGCTCGAGAACGAGCTCGAGCGCGCCATCCTGCTCGCCGAGCCCGGCGCGCCGATCACCGAGGACCTCCTGTCCGACCACGTCACTTCGACGCCCGTGCCCGGTGCGCCGCCGAGCGTCCTGCAGTCGCGCACCGACGGCTTCGAGCGCGAGCAGATCCTCGACGCG